The Gammaproteobacteria bacterium genome includes a region encoding these proteins:
- a CDS encoding N-acetylornithine carbamoyltransferase — MSDIRRFDDLADFSPEQIAALLALAGRLEKHPEPEALKGKVLSLLFLNPSLRTLASFQASMTRLGGGAFVISPEMSIHGLETRPGIVMDGAAAEHVKEAVPVIASYGDALGLRAFAERRDLVEDLEDREYRSMAELVSTPLINMESAINHPCQSLADWKTMDDLGAPVSGGRFVLSWAYHPLALPLAVPAATLQMAAMRGMDVTVLRPDGFELPPQVMDKARTLAGRSGGSISETDDRAEALDGAHVLYAKSWSSTVHYGNKHEDYQLRNRHEDWCVDEGWFAPAEENCRFMHCLPVRRNVVVSEAVLDGPRSVVVPEARNRMWVQMAVLYAMLGPGL; from the coding sequence ATGAGTGACATCCGACGATTCGACGACCTTGCGGACTTTTCGCCCGAGCAGATAGCCGCGCTGTTGGCCCTGGCCGGCCGGCTGGAAAAGCACCCGGAACCGGAGGCCCTGAAAGGCAAGGTCCTGTCGCTGCTGTTTCTGAATCCATCGCTTCGTACGCTGGCTTCGTTCCAGGCTTCCATGACCCGCCTGGGCGGGGGGGCGTTCGTGATCTCGCCGGAAATGTCCATCCACGGTCTGGAGACGCGGCCCGGAATCGTCATGGACGGCGCCGCGGCCGAACACGTCAAGGAAGCCGTGCCGGTGATCGCCTCGTACGGAGACGCGCTGGGGTTGCGGGCGTTTGCCGAGCGCCGCGACCTGGTGGAGGACCTGGAAGACCGCGAGTACCGGAGCATGGCGGAGCTGGTCTCAACGCCCCTGATCAACATGGAGTCGGCCATCAACCATCCCTGCCAGAGCCTGGCGGACTGGAAGACCATGGACGACCTCGGCGCCCCGGTTTCGGGGGGCAGGTTCGTCCTGAGCTGGGCCTACCATCCGCTGGCGCTTCCGCTTGCCGTGCCGGCCGCCACGTTGCAGATGGCGGCCATGCGCGGAATGGACGTGACCGTGCTCCGCCCGGACGGTTTCGAGCTGCCGCCCCAAGTCATGGACAAGGCCCGTACGCTGGCCGGGCGTTCCGGTGGGTCGATCAGTGAAACGGACGATCGCGCCGAGGCGCTTGACGGCGCGCACGTCCTCTACGCCAAGTCCTGGAGTTCGACGGTCCACTACGGAAACAAGCACGAGGACTACCAGTTGCGCAACCGGCACGAGGACTGGTGCGTCGACGAAGGCTGGTTCGCGCCCGCCGAGGAAAACTGCCGGTTCATGCACTGCCTGCCGGTGCGCCGCAACGTGGTGGTGAGCGAGGCGGTGCTGGACGGACCGCGCAGCGTGGTGGTGCCGGAAGCGCGCAATCGTATGTGGGTGCAGATGGCCGTGCTTTACGCCATGCTGGGGCCGGGGCTGTGA
- a CDS encoding molybdopterin-guanine dinucleotide biosynthesis protein B, whose protein sequence is MRSIVVDKLASVASGLDLGRELRVGDSIPSEEGVIVAVEILNDKSSYNRLELASGRMARVRSGDIVVGALGHRKALFGYSGHLPATVKRGDVLQLLNIGGVIGVCDSVNATMGSPFDVRVLGVVLEFPYLGQRVGVPARVGGEPLDGEGPGELNLGGVPVVALAGTCMNSGKTAAACAIIGRLRHEGYVVDAFKATGVSLRRDILAMEDAGARNTAIFTDFGIVSTAPDNAPALVRSMLRQMAAAAPDVILFELGDGILGAYGVEAILADEGIRSSISCLLLCASDPVAAWGGARLLKELYGIEVAAVTGPATDNQVGLDILGQRVGVPGYNALTQSAELGEFVARNVSLGRL, encoded by the coding sequence ATGCGTAGCATAGTGGTCGACAAGTTGGCTTCGGTAGCCTCGGGCCTGGACCTGGGGCGCGAGTTGCGCGTGGGCGACAGCATTCCGAGCGAGGAAGGCGTGATCGTGGCCGTGGAAATCCTGAACGACAAATCCTCGTATAACCGGCTGGAACTGGCCAGCGGCCGCATGGCGCGCGTGCGCAGCGGCGATATCGTGGTGGGCGCTCTGGGTCACCGCAAGGCCCTTTTCGGGTATTCCGGTCATCTACCGGCCACCGTAAAGCGCGGCGACGTCCTGCAGTTGCTCAACATAGGCGGCGTGATAGGCGTGTGCGACTCCGTCAACGCCACCATGGGTTCGCCTTTCGACGTGCGCGTGCTGGGAGTGGTGCTGGAGTTCCCGTACCTGGGCCAGCGGGTAGGTGTGCCCGCACGCGTGGGCGGGGAGCCGCTGGATGGCGAAGGCCCGGGCGAACTGAATCTGGGGGGCGTTCCGGTCGTGGCCCTGGCCGGAACCTGCATGAACTCGGGCAAGACCGCGGCGGCCTGTGCGATTATCGGCCGGCTGCGGCACGAGGGCTACGTGGTGGACGCCTTCAAGGCCACCGGCGTATCGCTGCGCCGCGACATCCTGGCGATGGAGGACGCCGGCGCGCGCAATACCGCGATCTTCACCGATTTCGGGATCGTCAGCACGGCTCCGGACAACGCGCCGGCCCTGGTGCGGTCGATGCTGCGGCAGATGGCGGCGGCAGCGCCCGACGTGATCCTGTTCGAGTTGGGCGACGGCATACTGGGCGCCTACGGCGTGGAGGCCATCCTCGCCGACGAGGGCATACGCTCGTCCATTTCCTGCCTGCTGCTTTGCGCCAGCGATCCCGTCGCCGCCTGGGGCGGGGCGCGGCTTCTCAAGGAGCTGTACGGGATCGAGGTGGCCGCCGTTACCGGTCCGGCCACGGACAACCAGGTGGGACTGGACATCCTGGGGCAGCGGGTCGGCGTGCCGGGCTACAACGCGCTTACGCAAAGCGCGGAGCTCGGAGAGTTCGTGGCCCGCAATGTCTCGCTGGGGCGGCTGTGA
- the argB gene encoding acetylglutamate kinase, whose translation MNRSRPSGTGFGALRAAAPYLRLYRNRVFVVKLGGEVLSRSSRIEALVEQAGVLQALGVRVVIVHGGGPQSTELTERLKHKARMVAGRRVTGPEDLKVASYVLNGEVNTQLLAACRACGIPAVGLSGVDAGLVTAHRRPPVKMEGAGDEPVDFGFVGDIDEVEPAVLDLALREGLIPVVSPLSADGEGNLLNINADTVAASLAVAIKAEKLVLTMAAPGILEDRSDPSTLLSYIDLDGLRKLREQGSLGDGMLPKATAIESAITGGVPRVHLVSGSTQDALLREVFTNEGCGTLVVRSIDALSAEEQEAAK comes from the coding sequence GTGAACCGGTCGCGGCCGAGCGGCACCGGTTTCGGGGCGCTGCGGGCCGCGGCGCCGTACCTGCGTCTGTACCGCAACCGCGTTTTCGTCGTGAAGCTGGGCGGCGAGGTATTGAGCCGCAGCAGCCGAATAGAGGCCCTGGTCGAGCAGGCCGGCGTGCTGCAGGCGCTGGGCGTGCGGGTGGTGATCGTGCACGGTGGGGGACCGCAGTCGACCGAATTGACCGAGCGCCTCAAACACAAGGCGCGCATGGTGGCCGGCCGCCGCGTAACCGGGCCGGAGGACCTGAAAGTGGCCTCGTACGTGCTGAACGGCGAGGTCAACACGCAATTGCTCGCCGCCTGCCGGGCCTGCGGTATTCCCGCGGTCGGCCTGTCCGGGGTCGACGCCGGCCTGGTGACGGCCCATCGCCGCCCGCCGGTGAAGATGGAAGGCGCCGGCGACGAGCCGGTGGATTTCGGCTTTGTGGGCGACATCGACGAAGTCGAGCCGGCGGTTCTCGATCTTGCCCTCAGGGAAGGCCTGATTCCGGTCGTAAGCCCGCTGTCGGCCGACGGCGAGGGCAACCTGCTGAATATCAATGCCGATACCGTGGCCGCTTCGCTGGCGGTCGCCATCAAGGCCGAGAAACTGGTTCTTACGATGGCCGCGCCGGGCATACTCGAGGATCGTTCCGATCCGTCCACGCTGCTGTCGTACATCGATCTCGACGGCTTGCGCAAGCTGCGCGAGCAGGGATCGCTGGGCGATGGCATGCTGCCCAAGGCCACGGCCATCGAATCCGCCATCACGGGCGGCGTTCCGCGGGTTCACCTGGTTTCCGGGAGCACGCAGGATGCGCTGCTGCGCGAGGTATTCACCAACGAAGGATGCGGAACGCTGGTCGTGCGCAGCATCGACGCGCTCTCCGCGGAGGAGCAGGAGGCGGCGAAGTAA
- the argG gene encoding argininosuccinate synthase encodes MKWPRLLPELEATRQPPMSASPIVLAYSGGLDTSFCVPWLSEKYRRPVVTLTVNTGGIDSGQAESLERRALALGAQRHLLVEARPQFFDEVIRHLIAGNVRRGHTYPLCVGAERGVQAKILARTAQELGGDTVAHGCTAAGNDQFRFEMAMRALAPEINVLAPVRDESFQRREQVAYLAERGAPQLPQGGDYSINRGLWGVTIGGRETLTSAGSIPETAWVLSAGALEDPLPEEPHELEFEAGLPVSWDGETMQPVDLIETLEAAGGRFGIGRGIHLGDTILGSKGRVAYEAPAAEILLCAHRELEKLTLGAGQMRVKDTLAAVYGDLVHEGKQLDPVCRDIEAFFDSSQARVSGRVHLALQPGGVWVRGVESPHSLLAASRGVYGETAGEWSPRDALGAARVLALPGMLHSRVSASADEGGGDA; translated from the coding sequence ATGAAATGGCCCCGGCTTCTTCCTGAACTTGAGGCAACCCGGCAACCACCCATGAGCGCCTCTCCCATAGTGCTGGCCTATTCAGGCGGACTGGATACTTCGTTCTGCGTGCCCTGGCTGAGCGAGAAATATCGGCGCCCGGTGGTCACGCTGACGGTCAATACCGGCGGCATCGATTCCGGTCAGGCCGAATCGCTGGAGCGCCGGGCCCTGGCGCTGGGCGCCCAGCGGCATCTGCTGGTGGAAGCGCGCCCGCAGTTCTTCGATGAAGTCATCCGACATCTCATTGCCGGCAACGTGCGGCGCGGGCACACGTATCCGCTGTGCGTGGGCGCCGAGCGGGGCGTGCAGGCGAAGATTCTGGCCCGCACCGCTCAGGAACTGGGCGGAGACACCGTGGCGCACGGCTGCACCGCCGCCGGTAACGATCAGTTCCGTTTCGAAATGGCCATGCGCGCGCTGGCGCCCGAAATCAACGTGCTGGCGCCGGTTCGCGACGAGTCCTTTCAGCGCCGCGAGCAGGTCGCGTACCTTGCCGAGCGCGGCGCACCGCAACTTCCGCAGGGCGGCGATTACTCGATCAACCGGGGGCTTTGGGGTGTGACGATAGGCGGCCGCGAGACCCTGACTTCCGCGGGCTCCATCCCGGAGACGGCCTGGGTGCTGTCCGCGGGTGCGCTGGAGGATCCGCTCCCCGAAGAGCCGCATGAACTGGAATTCGAGGCGGGGCTGCCGGTTTCCTGGGACGGCGAAACCATGCAGCCCGTGGATTTGATCGAGACGCTCGAAGCCGCCGGCGGCCGGTTCGGAATCGGACGGGGCATTCACCTGGGCGACACCATTCTCGGCTCCAAGGGCCGGGTGGCCTATGAAGCGCCGGCTGCGGAGATACTTCTTTGCGCGCACCGCGAACTGGAAAAACTCACGCTGGGCGCCGGTCAGATGCGGGTCAAGGACACGCTGGCGGCCGTCTACGGCGACCTGGTTCACGAGGGCAAGCAACTCGATCCGGTCTGCCGGGACATCGAGGCCTTTTTCGACAGTTCGCAGGCGCGGGTATCGGGTCGCGTGCACCTGGCGCTGCAGCCGGGAGGCGTCTGGGTCCGCGGCGTCGAATCGCCCCATTCGCTGCTGGCCGCAAGCCGGGGCGTGTACGGGGAGACGGCCGGGGAGTGGTCTCCGCGCGATGCGCTCGGCGCTGCCCGGGTCTTGGCGCTGCCCGGCATGCTGCACAGCCGCGTGTCCGCATCGGCCGACGAGGGTGGCGGCGATGCGTAG
- the argH gene encoding argininosuccinate lyase has protein sequence MRNAGRAQHRRALRGGAGGGEVMTRLWDKGGKLDETVLRYTAGEDHLLDARLVEYDVKASIAHAGMLHAAGYLTDTDHAAIVDGLGELAAGHEAGAWAISLEDEDVHTALERRLVARIGDAGARVHLGRSRNDQVLAALRLYLKDAASSLQGAAEAVAEALDDLCESQGGLPLPGYTHMQQAMPSSVALWAGAFAAELRDDAAGLEAAVRRLDRNPLGSAAGFGAPGLKLDRERTRKALGFAEVHEPVTAVQLSRGKAEAGLAFECALLVQDLGRLAGDLLLFYTQEFALVDLAPEVTTGSSIMPQKRNADALELVRAAGATARASLLEILGIPASLPSGYQRDLQRIKAPLFRTVDLAGESCEVVCRIVRALRFNPERCGELTSAPGLRAAERANRLAVVRGLSFREAYRQVAEQEKE, from the coding sequence ATGCGGAACGCTGGTCGTGCGCAGCATCGACGCGCTCTCCGCGGAGGAGCAGGAGGCGGCGAAGTAATGACGCGCCTCTGGGACAAGGGCGGCAAGCTGGACGAAACGGTCCTGCGCTACACGGCCGGCGAGGACCACCTGCTGGACGCGCGCCTGGTCGAGTACGACGTGAAGGCCTCGATCGCGCACGCCGGCATGTTGCACGCGGCAGGCTACCTGACGGACACGGACCACGCCGCGATCGTCGACGGTCTGGGTGAACTGGCCGCCGGTCACGAGGCCGGGGCCTGGGCCATCTCGCTGGAAGACGAAGACGTGCATACGGCCCTGGAGCGGCGCCTTGTCGCGCGGATCGGCGATGCCGGCGCCCGCGTACACCTCGGACGTTCGCGCAACGACCAGGTACTGGCCGCGTTGCGCCTGTATCTCAAGGACGCCGCTTCGTCTTTGCAGGGGGCCGCCGAAGCGGTGGCCGAAGCGCTGGACGATCTCTGTGAGAGCCAGGGCGGATTGCCGCTGCCCGGCTACACGCACATGCAGCAGGCCATGCCGAGCAGCGTGGCTCTGTGGGCGGGCGCCTTTGCCGCGGAGTTGCGCGACGACGCGGCCGGCCTTGAGGCCGCCGTGCGCCGACTCGACCGCAACCCGCTGGGCAGCGCCGCGGGCTTCGGCGCGCCCGGGCTGAAGCTGGATCGCGAACGCACGCGCAAGGCCCTTGGTTTTGCAGAGGTGCATGAGCCGGTCACGGCCGTGCAGCTGTCGCGCGGCAAGGCCGAAGCCGGGCTGGCGTTCGAATGCGCGCTGCTGGTCCAGGATCTGGGAAGGCTGGCGGGCGATCTCCTGTTGTTCTACACGCAGGAGTTTGCGCTCGTTGACCTGGCGCCGGAAGTGACGACCGGTTCGTCCATCATGCCCCAGAAGCGCAATGCCGATGCCCTGGAGCTGGTGCGCGCCGCCGGCGCCACCGCGCGCGCTTCGCTGCTGGAGATCCTCGGCATTCCCGCATCGCTTCCCTCCGGTTATCAGCGGGACCTGCAGCGGATCAAGGCGCCGCTTTTCCGCACGGTCGATCTTGCCGGCGAAAGCTGCGAGGTCGTTTGCCGTATAGTGCGCGCTTTGCGCTTCAACCCGGAACGCTGCGGGGAGTTGACGTCGGCCCCGGGTCTGCGCGCCGCCGAGCGCGCCAACCGGCTGGCGGTGGTGCGGGGATTGAGTTTTCGCGAAGCGTACCGGCAGGTGGCGGAGCAGGAGAAAGAGTGA
- a CDS encoding ABC transporter ATP-binding protein has product MASPTRRGTNKGRGSAKATFLCRTGAAQWKPVDALSLKGLAKVYPNGVEALKGIDLTVREGEFYALLGPNGAGKTTAIGIITTLVNKTAGKVHVYGHDLDTHPGAVKKCIGVTPQEVNLNMFEKLLPTMMHQAGYFGLSPRQARRNAEKCLRAVRLWDERNMLTRTLSGGMKRRLMIARAMVHEPKLLILDEPTAGVDIEIRRSMWDLLREINERGVTIILTTHYLEEAEHLCRRIAILDRGEIVVEDRMERVLRQLPEQHFVISLQQAAKPGQKFAGFQVHWRSRYEMEVEVPATRSLNEFFELLNVAGIQVLSIRHKTNRLEELFVRLTMPDLPKLPDREPGSALEQPDAAKV; this is encoded by the coding sequence ATGGCGTCTCCCACGAGGAGGGGGACGAACAAAGGGCGAGGAAGCGCAAAGGCCACTTTCCTTTGCCGGACGGGGGCTGCACAATGGAAACCCGTGGACGCACTCTCCCTGAAAGGACTCGCCAAGGTCTATCCCAACGGCGTGGAGGCGCTAAAGGGCATCGATCTGACCGTGCGCGAGGGCGAATTCTATGCGCTGCTGGGACCGAACGGCGCGGGCAAGACCACCGCCATCGGCATCATCACCACGCTGGTCAACAAGACCGCCGGCAAGGTCCATGTGTACGGCCATGATCTCGATACCCACCCGGGCGCGGTAAAGAAATGCATAGGTGTGACGCCGCAGGAAGTGAACCTCAACATGTTCGAGAAGCTGCTGCCCACGATGATGCACCAGGCCGGGTACTTCGGCCTGAGCCCGCGTCAGGCCCGGCGCAACGCCGAGAAGTGCCTCAGGGCGGTGCGTCTCTGGGACGAGCGCAACATGCTGACGCGGACGCTTTCCGGCGGAATGAAAAGGCGCCTGATGATCGCCCGGGCGATGGTGCATGAGCCGAAACTCCTGATTCTGGACGAGCCCACGGCGGGAGTGGACATCGAGATTCGCCGATCCATGTGGGACCTGCTGCGGGAAATCAACGAGCGCGGCGTGACCATCATCCTCACCACCCACTACCTCGAGGAGGCCGAACACCTCTGCCGCCGCATCGCCATCCTCGACCGCGGCGAGATCGTGGTCGAGGACCGCATGGAGCGCGTGTTGCGGCAGTTGCCGGAACAGCACTTCGTCATTTCATTGCAGCAGGCGGCCAAACCCGGCCAGAAATTCGCCGGTTTCCAGGTTCATTGGCGCAGCCGCTATGAGATGGAAGTGGAGGTTCCGGCAACGCGTAGTCTCAACGAGTTCTTCGAATTGCTGAACGTGGCCGGCATTCAGGTGCTCAGCATCCGCCACAAGACCAACCGGCTGGAAGAGCTGTTCGTCCGCCTGACCATGCCCGATCTCCCCAAGCTGCCCGACCGCGAACCGGGGTCCGCCCTCGAGCAGCCCGACGCGGCCAAGGTTTAG
- a CDS encoding aspartate aminotransferase family protein: MDVSVASRTPPAGDARSAEAAHLAQVYVQFPFEVVSGDGAYLNCADGRRLLDLYGGHAVCALGYGHPRLTRAIRRQADELLFASNAVALRVRARAADKLAEFAPQGLDRVFFVNSGAEANENALRLACKLTGRSRVVALEHGFHGRTAAAAAATWGARDRWYGFPETPFDVAFAPRDNAAAAVSHIDGETAAVILEPIQGLAGAFALSDDFLREVRAACDRHGAFLIADEVQCGMGRSGLPFAVSHSGVAPDMITAAKSLGGGFPCAALLMRDEIAAQLGGGDLGTTFGGGPLACAAVEAVLDAMEEEQLPAQAAERERQIRSTCIAGPVTAIDGRGLLLGLKCAGGARQVRDGLLAADILAGTSALPEWLRLMPPLILREQEAAQLAAAVHQLGPHQEQANE, encoded by the coding sequence GTGGACGTGAGCGTCGCGTCACGGACGCCGCCAGCCGGCGATGCGCGCAGCGCCGAGGCTGCCCACCTGGCCCAGGTGTACGTGCAATTTCCGTTCGAGGTCGTGTCGGGCGACGGCGCTTACCTCAACTGCGCCGACGGCCGCCGGTTGCTGGACCTGTACGGGGGGCACGCGGTATGCGCCCTCGGCTACGGGCATCCGCGGCTGACGCGGGCCATCCGGCGGCAAGCAGATGAACTGCTGTTCGCCAGCAACGCGGTGGCCTTGCGCGTTCGGGCGCGCGCTGCCGACAAGCTGGCGGAGTTCGCGCCGCAGGGGCTTGATCGGGTGTTCTTCGTCAATTCGGGTGCGGAAGCCAACGAGAACGCTCTGCGTCTGGCCTGCAAGCTCACGGGGCGTTCGCGCGTGGTCGCTCTGGAACATGGTTTTCACGGTCGCACCGCCGCCGCGGCCGCGGCAACCTGGGGTGCGCGCGATCGCTGGTACGGATTTCCGGAAACGCCTTTCGACGTGGCCTTCGCGCCCCGCGACAACGCCGCTGCCGCCGTCTCGCATATCGACGGCGAAACCGCCGCCGTCATTCTCGAGCCCATACAGGGCCTCGCGGGCGCATTCGCCCTGAGCGACGACTTTCTGCGCGAGGTACGCGCCGCCTGCGACAGGCACGGCGCGTTCCTGATCGCCGACGAGGTCCAGTGCGGCATGGGCCGAAGCGGCCTGCCGTTCGCCGTCTCGCATTCGGGTGTGGCTCCGGACATGATCACGGCCGCAAAATCGCTGGGCGGGGGCTTTCCCTGCGCGGCGCTGCTGATGCGCGACGAAATCGCCGCCCAGCTCGGCGGCGGCGACCTGGGCACGACCTTCGGCGGCGGCCCGCTGGCCTGCGCGGCCGTCGAGGCGGTGCTGGACGCGATGGAAGAGGAACAGCTGCCGGCGCAGGCCGCGGAGCGGGAGAGGCAGATCCGCTCGACCTGCATCGCGGGCCCGGTCACGGCGATCGACGGGCGCGGACTGCTGCTGGGACTGAAATGCGCCGGCGGCGCGCGGCAGGTTCGTGACGGCCTGCTTGCGGCCGATATTCTTGCCGGGACCAGTGCGCTGCCCGAATGGTTGCGCCTGATGCCCCCGCTTATCCTGCGCGAACAAGAGGCGGCGCAACTGGCCGCCGCCGTGCATCAACTCGGCCCTCATCAGGAGCAGGCAAATGAGTGA
- the argC gene encoding N-acetyl-gamma-glutamyl-phosphate reductase, translating into MNIPAVILGASGYVAGELLRILAGHPDFRIAGAISESNAGKAVESVFPNLTGIWPEFRFLPFSELGEVLGERCAVFSCAPHGASAGLIAAAMKVADDQGVRIRIVDASADFRFADADAYEQVYGAGHGAPELLSSFSCALPEHRAQAATRHIGHPGCFASALLLAAVPLMRHGLTATPLFASGVTGSTGAGKQPLPTTHHPVRHSNMFAYRPLQHRHAPEVEAVCEAVSGVRPDLRFVPHSGPFARGIYVTMQAGLKQSFSAEQLRGAFADTYAGTPFVHVIDGPPKLKDVVGGNHAHIGITSGRDSVAVFVVLDNLVKGAAGGAVQWMNRLYRLEETAGLAAAGPAWT; encoded by the coding sequence GTGAACATTCCGGCCGTAATTCTGGGCGCTTCCGGGTACGTGGCGGGCGAACTGCTGCGCATCCTTGCCGGTCATCCGGATTTCCGCATCGCCGGGGCGATTTCGGAAAGCAACGCGGGCAAGGCGGTGGAATCCGTCTTTCCCAACCTCACGGGCATCTGGCCGGAGTTTCGGTTCCTGCCCTTCTCCGAGCTGGGCGAGGTGCTCGGGGAGCGTTGCGCGGTTTTTTCCTGTGCCCCGCATGGCGCAAGCGCGGGTCTGATCGCGGCGGCGATGAAAGTGGCCGACGACCAGGGAGTCCGGATCCGCATCGTCGATGCTTCGGCGGACTTTCGCTTCGCCGACGCGGATGCGTACGAGCAGGTGTACGGCGCGGGGCACGGCGCACCGGAACTACTGTCCTCATTCTCCTGCGCCCTGCCGGAACATCGCGCGCAGGCCGCCACTCGCCATATCGGCCATCCCGGCTGTTTCGCCAGCGCGCTGCTGCTGGCGGCCGTGCCCCTGATGCGCCACGGCCTCACGGCCACGCCCCTGTTCGCCAGCGGCGTTACCGGCAGCACGGGCGCAGGCAAACAACCCCTTCCGACCACACACCACCCGGTCAGGCATTCCAATATGTTCGCCTACCGCCCGCTACAGCACCGGCACGCGCCGGAAGTCGAGGCCGTGTGCGAGGCGGTGAGCGGCGTGCGGCCGGACCTGCGTTTCGTGCCGCACTCGGGGCCGTTCGCGCGCGGGATATACGTCACGATGCAGGCGGGGCTCAAGCAATCCTTCAGCGCGGAGCAGCTAAGGGGGGCGTTTGCGGATACCTATGCCGGGACGCCGTTCGTGCACGTGATCGACGGGCCGCCGAAGCTCAAGGACGTGGTTGGAGGAAACCATGCCCATATCGGGATCACGTCGGGCCGGGATTCGGTGGCAGTTTTCGTGGTGCTGGACAACCTCGTCAAGGGTGCGGCCGGCGGCGCCGTGCAATGGATGAATCGCCTCTACCGTCTTGAGGAGACCGCGGGCCTTGCGGCCGCGGGCCCGGCGTGGACGTGA